The Natronoarchaeum philippinense genome includes the window GCACCGCCAGCCCCGGCGGCGCGCTGAAGCACTTCTGAGTGGCGCCGATACAGATGTCGATCTGCTCGGTGGGGACCGGCGTCCCGCCGAGCGAGGAGACGGCGTCGACCACGCTGAGAACGCCGTGGTCGTCGAGCAGGTCGAGCACCGGACCGAGGTCGTTGAGCGTTCCCGTCGGCGTCTCGCAGTGGACCATCGTGGCAACGTCGAACGTCCCGCCGTCGAGGTGGTCGGCGACGGCGTCGACGTCGATCGGCCCCGTCGAGGGCGCGCTACAGACGACGGCCTCGCCGCCGTAGTCCTCGACGAAGTCGGCGAAGCCGTCGCCGTACAGGCCGTTGGAGATACAGAGCACGCGATCGCCCTCCTCGACGAGCGAGGCGACGGCGGCCTCAAGTCCGAGGATGCCCTCGCCGCCAAGCACGGCGATGTCGTCGGCGCCGTAGATCGCGCCGAGCTTGTCGGTCAGATCGCGGTAGAACTCGACGAACTCCGGTTCGACATCGGGGTTCCGGGCCGGCTGGCTCATCCGATCGCGGACGGGAGCCGGAACGGCAGTGGGGCCGGGCGTCATCAACAGTCGGTCGTCGTCCATGCGAGGGTGGGCGTCCCCGGCGAGCATAAAAGCACTCGACTGCGGTCGGCCGCGCCAGCAGCGGTCGCCACTTTCGAAGGATACTCCTGCCGGTCGGACGTAGTTTTTCGTATGATACGTACCCCGCTCTCCCTCCGCCCAGTCACTCCGCCCGACCGACGACGCCCGGTTCGCGGCCGCCGATGACGTTCGACGAGCTCTGGTACCTCGCCAACGAAGCCGAACAGCGCGCCGAGCAGGCGCGACACCGGCTGGCCAGCGAGTACGACGAGTATCTGGAGTTCGAGCGCACGCGCCGGGTCAGTCGGCCGCGCTTCCGGACGCTCGCGGAGCGCATTCAGGCCAACGGAACGCCTTACGGCGCCCACACGATCGTCTACCGCCCCTCCGGTGAGCTGCTGTTAGTCCGCCACGAGACGGTCGATCTGTGGGTGCTACCCGGCGGCGGCGTCCGGGCGGACGAGTCGTTCCGCGAGGCCGCCGAGCGCGAAGTCGCCGAAGAGGCGGGCGTCGAAGTGAGCTACGACGGGCTGGCGATGCTGACAGACGTTCGCGTCGTCGCCGACGACGCCACGATGCGGGGCGTGCTCCCGGTGTTTGCCGGCCGTGCGGAGACGACGACGCCGAGCGTCTCCGACCCCGACGACGAGATTTCGGCGGCGCGGTGGTTCGCCGAATTGCCAGCGGACACGCGCGACCGCGACGAGATTTTGACGTGGCGAGAGCAGGCGCTCTCGGCCTGAGCGGGTGCTCGGCAGCGACGCCCCAGCCGCCCAGTCTACCCGCCGTGGCTGACGCCGTCGTTCGACGACGCGGTCAGGCGCCGCAGCGCCGCCCGAGCGTTGCTGGCGTCGTAGCCAAAGAACACTGATTCGCCGTACGCATCGGCGACTTCGGCGGCGTGGAGCAGGTCGTCGATGTCGACGTCGACGGCGTACAGTTCGACGCTGAAGGGCGTGTCGAGCAGCGACTCGAAGCCGCTCGCGATCGTCTCGATCCAGTAGGTCGTCGAGTAGGCCATGTCGTACAGGGGAACGACGAACTCGTCGACGTGGGGTTCGATCGCCTCGATGTCGATACCCGAGCGCTCGTAGAGATGGCCCGGATAGGGATCGGGATGGAGCGTCAGGTACGTCTTGCCGGGGATGCGATCGGCCGCCTCGGCGACGAACTCGCTGATCACGTCGGCGCGCCAAGCCTGCCAGTCGTCGTACTCGCTGGCGGCAAAGCGCTCCTCGCAGATATCGCAGTGACAGTACTCGGGCCGCGGGAAGCCGATGTCGTCGAGTCGCACGTCCTCGTTCGCCGCGGCGGCGTCCTCGACCATCTCCAGCACGCCGGTGCGGTACTCGTCGCGGTTCGGACAGACGTACCCCCAATCGAAGTACGGTTGCTCTTGGGTCGCTGCGGTGCCGTCCTCGCTTACCGGCGCGAGTTCGGGCCGGGCCTCGACGGCCGCGTTGTCGCCGAAACAGGAGATCATGTTGACCGCCTCCGAGACCGGCTCGGTCGCTCGACCGGTGACATCTTTGACTTCGTAGAACGCCCGGTCGAACTCCGGCCACGACAGCTCTTGCTCGTTGCGCGTCACCACGCCGTACATACTCGACGGTCGGCGGGAAGAAGGGTAAGTGATTCGCTCGGCGATCTATGCGTCGTCGTACTCGACCTCGGCGTCGGTCGAGACAAACTTCCAGAGGGCGACGATTGCGAACAGTACGAGCAGGACCTTGAGGGCGCGCTTCATACCGGAAATACGTCACGTCGTCATATAACTGTTTCCAGTTAGTTTCATGATAAGTTCGTCCCAGCCGGCACGGCGTCAACCTCCCTGTTCCGTGCCGTTGCAACGTTCAAGTTCGGAGGCCTCGCTAGACGAACACATGGGAGCGTCTAGCGACGATGCACTGGCCGACGAACTCGTCAGCGCCTGCCGGACGACGATCGGAGACTCGATGCGGAGTATCACCTACTTCACGGTCGAGGACTACGAGCAGGTCTACATCCGGAGCGACCTCGAACGCGACGCCGAACTGGATCGGTTCGTCGCCAACGAGCGCCTCGGATTTACGTCCCAGCAGACCTACGGTGACTCCGAACTGGGCGCTTACGAGTTCACGATCCGGGCGTTCGACCGGGGGTACGTCACGCGCGTCATCGTCGGCGATCGCGGCGTCTACGTGACGACCGACAAGATTCACATGGACGAGTTCGAAGAACTCGCAACAGCGGTGCGGGGGGTGTTGCGTGAGCATCGCAGTGACTGATCACCTGCTGGCGCGCTGCTGTGAGTTTGGAACGTAACTGAGGAAGTGGGGTCGGAGGGAGTATGAACCGCGAGGACGTCGCTTCGCTCGACCTCTGGGCTCAAACCTCCCGGCGTGACGGATTTGTCGCTCGCGAAGTAGCTCGCGACAAAATACAGTGGGGTCGGAGGGATTTGAACCACGGTCGCAGCAAGCTGCTCCCTGCTTCAAATCCCGCCTCCGTTAGAATACACGCGGCGCTCGAAGGTGAGCGCCGCGAGAAGTTAGTGGGGTCGGAGGGATTTGCGCTAGTCGGGTACAGCGTGGTCTTAGTGCGGTTCAACTGCCGGTTTGCGTTGCTCACTGTCATTGTTCTGAATTGTCTCCGAAATCGAGATCCTGAACGTACTTGCGTCGTCGTTTCTCCATCCGCTCGACCGCGCTCGCCTTGTCGTAGTGACGCTCGATCACGTCCGGGCTCGCGTTCACGCGCTCGGCCGTGACCTCCATCGGAATGCCGCGATCGCGGTGCCAGGTGATCGAGCCGGTCCGAACCTGATGTGGCGACCGCGATGATGGGCACTGACTCGCCTTGTTCCGGTGCGGGTACTCGCAGGTCGGTCGCGTCTCGCCGTGCGGACACTCTTGGTGAAGACACGGCTGGGTTGCGAGGTAGCACCACGAGCGGATCGTCGACGCCGACGGCCGGCCTTGCCGACACGAAAACAACGGCTGGCGACCGTGGTCGTCGCGCTTCTCCCAGCGGTCCCGCTCGATATACGCGTCGAGGACATCGCACACCGTCTCGGGAATGCTGACCGGGCGCTCGCCGTCCTCGTCGTTCTTCAGCCCGGTCCCCGTCTCGGGGCGGTGCTTGAAGTCGAGGAACTGCCGATCGGGATAGTAGTCCTCGAGGTCGAGCGTTCGGATGCCGCTCAGTCGAGCGCCCGTGTTCCACAGCACCTCGAGGAGGGCGTGGTGGTTCGTCGCGTAGACTCCCGGATCGTTGCGGTAGTACTCCAGCAGCGCCTGAGCGTCCTCCGCGGCGAGCTTCGTGTCGCTCGTCTCCTCGGCGCGCGAGAGGCTCGGGATGTCGACCTTCTCCGGCAGATCCTCGTCGACGGCGTCGATCCGAGCGCAGTAGTCGAGCAGCTGCTTCACCGCGACCATCTTGCCCTTCACCGTCACCGGCTCGTCGCCCATCGACTGCCGATCGCGCTTGAACTGGTCGATGGTCCAGCCGGAGATCTCGCTGACCTGCTCGACATCGTGCTCCTCGCACCACTCGACGAACTGCGTGAGCCGGTATCCATAGCTCCGGATCGTGTGGTCCGAAGAGTCCGCCCGGAGGTCGTCGAGGTAGTACTCGCGCGCCTCCGCGGGCGTCAGGTCATCGGGAGCCTGCATCGCCCACCCCCATCGCGTCGAGCGCTCTGCGGAGCATCTCCTCGTCGGCGCCGTTGGCGCGATGTACGAGCTGCCGGATCATCCGATCCGTCTCGGTCGTGCGCCGCGGCGACGGCCACGGCACGCCCCGGACCTCCACCCAGAGTTCGTACATCGCGCGCTCGTCGAGCGAGATCTCGACGCGACCGCCGTCGTCGGTGGTCAGCGCGAGCGTGTAGCCCTCCCCGCGCGGACGCGGGCCGTAGGAGATCGCCGGCCGGTCGCCGGTGACGCGGTAGCGATCAGTCACGGCGATCCCTCCGACTTCGCAGCGCGTTCGAGGAGCGCCTCGGGGCTCCAGCCGCCGGTACTGTTCGACTCACGGACTACGGGATCGTCGAACATGTTCCCGCAGTCGTTGCAGTAGAAGTCGTGATCCGACCGAGACCGCGAGGTGATCGCCGACGAATCGCACGCCGGACAGACCTCGATCTCGTCGCCCGTCACGACTGATCACCCTGATCTGCCTCCTCAGGATCAATGCGCTTCAACGCTGGCGCGTCCGGTTCGTGCTCGGCGCACGCCCAGTACCGGAAAACTGGGCCAGCGGGCGGTTCAAGGCCCTCAAATTGTGCGACTGCCGGGACGCATTCGCCTCGATGCTCACGGTGGTCACACGTCGGGTAATCAGCACCGTTCTCGACAGTGCCGCCGTCGGGAAGCACCTCGTTGTCGTCCTTGAGCGGTGGATCCTCGTTGCGCAAGTCGACGACCTCCGACCGGTCCCACGACGATTGCTCTCGGCGCTGGTCGCGGCAGGTGACACAGCTAACCGTGTTCCGGCTGATTCGGATCGCGTGATGACCACGGGGACAGACCAACGGATCGATCGTATGCTCGGCGCTGACATCGAAGTCCGAGTCAATGCTCATCGTTGCCCTCCATGTTCTCCAGCAGTCGATCGGCCTCGTGGCGGGGAATCGAGAGACGTTCGGCGAGTTCGACGACGCGCTCGTCTCGCTCGCTCACGCTTCGAGCACCTCGTTCAGGGCGGCCGCGAGATCTCGAAGGACCTTCCGGCCGCGGGCTGTCAGCTCGTAGCTGTTTGTACGCTGGTCCAGCATCCCCTTTTCGACCAGCCCGATCTCGACCAACTCGTCGAGGTTCGGGTACAGTCGGCCGTGGTGGATCTCCTCGCCGTACTCGTCCTCGATGTGATTCTTGATTTCGAGTCCGTACGGCGGCTCGTCTTGGGACTGCTCGACGGACGCGATCGCCTCCAGGAGGTCGCGCTGGAAGCCAGTCAGATCGGTCCGGGTGATCTTGATGATCCCGCCGTCAGGCGCGACCGTCGGACTGCAGTCGTGGTCGGCCAGCTCGCCCAGCGTCTCGAACGGCGTCGAGCAGAGGTCGCAGTAGTGCGCGTCGCCCTCGAGGAACGCGGCGCGATCGGAGTCGGTACTCGGTCGGTCGGCTGTGGTGTCATCGGTCATAGTTGTCTGGGATCTGTGTTCTGAGCGAGACGCTACGGTACAAAAACTCGTTTTCAAGGCCGGAGTGGAAGTGAAACTGGTCACTTCCGAACACCCGAAAACTGTCGCAGCGTCAGCGTTGCGACGCCGTGCCCGCAGGGCTCGACGGAGTGACGGCCCGGCCCCATCGTCGACACGGCGGTGATCTCCCTGCCACACTGCGGGCAGGTCGGCGATTCCTCGGTCGGTTCGGGACTTTTATGCCCCGAGTGGACTTCCGTTTGCATGCTTCCGTACCACATCTACGGGAGCGTCGCGGACCCGGTGTCATCAGCACCGGTCCGCTTGGTTTTCAAGAGGACCTGAACGACCAGGCCCGCGTATCGATCCCGTGAACAGTCCGTTTAGATGCCAACTACTAATACCTTTGCACAATATCTTGCAACTGCACAATGTATCTTTCAGAACTGGCGCATAAGGTGCGTAAGGAAACATATTCGGTGCGACTAAGGAACGCTAAGGAGGATTCGGGGGTATGCGTCCCCGGGTTAATTGGATGACCGAAGCCGATGTCGCCATTCTGGAGTTCTTCTATGAACTCGGTGATGTCGATGATGACCGCGTAGTCCTTCCGCCCGGAACAGTTTACGAGAACCTCGTTGAGCAGTTAGGGGTCCTCCAGAAGAGCAAAAGCACAATCTCTCGTCGCATGAAAAAGCTATCTGAAGAGGACCTATTAGAAAAGATTCCAGACACTCGCGGGACCTACTACCGGATCACTGACGTAGGCGTTGACTACTTGGAGGGGAACGTCGACGCCGACGATCTCGAAGAACCCGAAAATTAACTCGTGACCAGACGGCTCACGCAGAGATCACGCACCGACGGTGGGGCTCATCGTACTCCGTGTTGACTGTCCCACTTGTTGCTGTGCCCGGTAGCGCCCTGACTTCGGCATCGAACGATGGCGGTATTTCAACGCAGTTGTCGGTCTTGAATGGCTGTGCCGACGTTTCGAGTGTCGCCGTCTCTCCGTGTGGAACTATCCCTGTAAGTTCGACTCGATTCTCAGTATCACCGATGCGAAGGTCCTGTACCGATGCTGGCGCGTTCCCTGTGTTCTCAATCTCGATCGACGCTGCCCCCGTTTCCTTGTCGACGCTCCCACCGACGATCTCCAGTTCCGGCTCAACACCGAACTTTGCCGTCGAGACGGCGGCGTCCTGAAGCGATGCTTGTGAGTCTTGAGAGTAGTCAGAGAGTTGAATGTCGTACCCGACAAGTCGCCACGTTCCGGACCGGACTGCGTCGAATGACCCCAGAGATCCGAAAACGTCGATCTCCATCTTGTCTTCGTACACCGGTGGTTCCCCGCTGTAGACGAAATCGGGAGCGTTCTGGTTCGGTCCGTAGAGTGCGATCGCGTTCATCCTTTCAGTGTTCTCGAAGGTGACAACCAGCGTCCCGTCCGGTTTCCACTTGACGCTCTCGAATTTACTCGTGAAGAACCCGAACTCGTGGTGTCCCTCGTCAGAGTATCCGAGAATGTCTGCGCGTGCTTTCTGGAGATCACCATCGTAACGAAGAAACCCAGCAGCACCTGCTCCTGCACCACCAACACCCAACATCGTGAGGAACGGCCGACGCCGCAATCGGAACCTCAAACGCTTGTCTGGTCGACGATCAGTCATTGCTCTGGTGACTATTCTGAGTTAACAAATAACCACGTGGTAGGAGAGCTAAATCACGGCCAGCCAGACGAACACGGCGAGGAACGCGATCACGCCGATCGCCTTTGCGACGGTCCAGAGCGTCAGCCCGCCCGCGCTCTCCTCGACCTCGTCTTCGGCGTCCTGCTCGTCCTCGCGTTTGATCGAGCCGTCGACGGCGACATCCGGACTTCGATCGTCGATGATCTCGTCTTTCGACGGCGTCCGGCCGTAGGTCTGTGCGTCGGCGGTCTCGTACTGCGTCTCTTGCTCCTCGCCGTCGACTTCCCGCAGCACCCCGCCCGCTTGTACGACCTTGGTTCGGTGCTGGGCTGTGCTCATCGACTCGTCGCGCCACTTCTCATCGTCGCTCTCGGCGTTCCTGAACGAACAGTCGTGATTCTCGGGGAGTCGGTGGTTCGAGCAGAACGATCCACCGCAGTAGCCGCACTCGTACGGCATGTTCGTCCCGTCGCTACAGAAGTCGCAACTCGCCATTACAACCCTCAAAACACCGAGCTAACAAATAGCTATCTCGTTGCTCGGTGTCGGCGCCGCTGGGCGCTCCAGTTGCCACGATCGGCGACGAGTTCGACCGCGTCCCACGGGATCTCCTTGTCCAGTTTCTTGTCGTAGATCTCCCAGTGCTCGGGATGGACATCGTCGCCGTTCTCGGCCTGCTGTCGGCACGACCGACACCAGACGTGGTTGTTCGTCCGGTCCCAGTCGGTGTGGCCGTTCGGACAGACGTACCGGTAGCGCTCGACCGCGTTGCTCCGGTCGATGCGGACTGTTTGGTGTCTGTCGTCAGGACTGCTTCCATCAGCCGCCAGAGTAGTTCCAGTGACCGACATCACAACTTGCCGATGCGACGTGGGGTAAAAGGCATTCTTCAAGGGCGGAGTGAAAGTGAAACTGGTCAGTTGGCACCTACTCGAAGGTACGATTCTACTAACAGAAACGTACATTCAAGGGTGTGGCAGCCGACTTCCTTTATATGTCGACCAACCCCAGCGCCGGCCGCTCGACAAACTCGAACATTCGTTGGCTCAAGCCAGATCAGGTCGAGGCGATGCGCGACGCCGCACACGAGGGGCGCCACGGCCCCCGCGACGACGCGATCGTGACGCTGCTCTACGACACCGGCCTCCGTCGCGGCGAACTCGTCCAGGTCGATCGAGCGATGCTCGACCTCGACGAAGAGCAGCTCCGGATCCCAGCGTCGATCCAGAAGGACTACCCGAACGACAACAGCCCGAGCGCCGCGACGTTCCAACTCGACCCGAGCGGCGATCTCCGAACCGTCCGAACGCTTCGGATGTACCTCGGCGCCCGTGACGATGACAGCGCGGCGCTGTTCCCGAGCCGAAAGTCCGACCGGATGAGCGGGAAGGGAATCAACGACGTTGTGAAACGGGCGGCACGCCGCGCCGACGTTCAACCGTTCGCGTACGCGGGACGCGGGGAACCCGACGATGTCTCGGCGCACACGCTCCGGCACAGCGTCGCGTGGCGGATGCTTCGAGCCGAGGAGGGGAACACGCTCTACGATGTCCGGAACCGACTCCGTCACGCGACGATCCTCACGACCGAGCGGAAGTACGATCACTTCGAGACGATCTGATTTCTGGATTCAAC containing:
- a CDS encoding pyridoxal-phosphate-dependent aminotransferase family protein; amino-acid sequence: MDDDRLLMTPGPTAVPAPVRDRMSQPARNPDVEPEFVEFYRDLTDKLGAIYGADDIAVLGGEGILGLEAAVASLVEEGDRVLCISNGLYGDGFADFVEDYGGEAVVCSAPSTGPIDVDAVADHLDGGTFDVATMVHCETPTGTLNDLGPVLDLLDDHGVLSVVDAVSSLGGTPVPTEQIDICIGATQKCFSAPPGLAVLSISDAAWDAIEATETRSYYADLTPWKAAADDEWFPYTMPVSNLQALDAAVDLLLEEGLDAVFDRHDAAAELCRERGSELGLSLYPDADIASPTVTAFHVEGRAQTLQRRLREEHGVVLSTGLGDLEDDVLRVGHMGHNARRNRVERTMEALGRVL
- a CDS encoding NUDIX hydrolase → MTFDELWYLANEAEQRAEQARHRLASEYDEYLEFERTRRVSRPRFRTLAERIQANGTPYGAHTIVYRPSGELLLVRHETVDLWVLPGGGVRADESFREAAEREVAEEAGVEVSYDGLAMLTDVRVVADDATMRGVLPVFAGRAETTTPSVSDPDDEISAARWFAELPADTRDRDEILTWREQALSA
- a CDS encoding DUF7522 family protein, which gives rise to MGASSDDALADELVSACRTTIGDSMRSITYFTVEDYEQVYIRSDLERDAELDRFVANERLGFTSQQTYGDSELGAYEFTIRAFDRGYVTRVIVGDRGVYVTTDKIHMDEFEELATAVRGVLREHRSD
- a CDS encoding tyrosine-type recombinase/integrase, whose amino-acid sequence is MQAPDDLTPAEAREYYLDDLRADSSDHTIRSYGYRLTQFVEWCEEHDVEQVSEISGWTIDQFKRDRQSMGDEPVTVKGKMVAVKQLLDYCARIDAVDEDLPEKVDIPSLSRAEETSDTKLAAEDAQALLEYYRNDPGVYATNHHALLEVLWNTGARLSGIRTLDLEDYYPDRQFLDFKHRPETGTGLKNDEDGERPVSIPETVCDVLDAYIERDRWEKRDDHGRQPLFSCRQGRPSASTIRSWCYLATQPCLHQECPHGETRPTCEYPHRNKASQCPSSRSPHQVRTGSITWHRDRGIPMEVTAERVNASPDVIERHYDKASAVERMEKRRRKYVQDLDFGDNSEQ
- a CDS encoding PadR family transcriptional regulator translates to MTRTDLTGFQRDLLEAIASVEQSQDEPPYGLEIKNHIEDEYGEEIHHGRLYPNLDELVEIGLVEKGMLDQRTNSYELTARGRKVLRDLAAALNEVLEA
- a CDS encoding winged helix-turn-helix domain-containing protein, with the translated sequence MTEADVAILEFFYELGDVDDDRVVLPPGTVYENLVEQLGVLQKSKSTISRRMKKLSEEDLLEKIPDTRGTYYRITDVGVDYLEGNVDADDLEEPEN
- a CDS encoding AN1-type zinc finger domain-containing protein, with the protein product MASCDFCSDGTNMPYECGYCGGSFCSNHRLPENHDCSFRNAESDDEKWRDESMSTAQHRTKVVQAGGVLREVDGEEQETQYETADAQTYGRTPSKDEIIDDRSPDVAVDGSIKREDEQDAEDEVEESAGGLTLWTVAKAIGVIAFLAVFVWLAVI
- a CDS encoding tyrosine-type recombinase/integrase yields the protein MSTNPSAGRSTNSNIRWLKPDQVEAMRDAAHEGRHGPRDDAIVTLLYDTGLRRGELVQVDRAMLDLDEEQLRIPASIQKDYPNDNSPSAATFQLDPSGDLRTVRTLRMYLGARDDDSAALFPSRKSDRMSGKGINDVVKRAARRADVQPFAYAGRGEPDDVSAHTLRHSVAWRMLRAEEGNTLYDVRNRLRHATILTTERKYDHFETI